The following is a genomic window from Micromonospora cathayae.
CGGCGGTGAAGCGGCGGACGCCGGTGGTGGCCTCGGTGAGCGAGTCCAGGCCGTAGGCCAGCTCGACCGCCAGCGCCTCCGGCTCCGGGCGGCCCGCGCCGGCCAGCACCGCGGCCCGGTCGTTGCGCAGGCACCGCTGCGGCGCGCCGGCGATCCCGGCGGCCAGCCGCTCCGCCTCCGTACGGGCGGTGCCCGGCGCGACCAGCCGGTTCACCAACCCCATCGCGTACGCCTCGTCGGCCGGCACCGGGCGGCCGGTGAGGATCAGGTCCATCGCCCGGCTCTGGCCGATCAGCCGGGGCAGCCGGACCGTCCCCCCGTCGACCAACGGCACCCCCCACCGTCGACAGAAGACCCCGAACACCGCGTCGGACTCGGCCACCCGCAGGTCACACCAGAGCGCCAGTTCCAGGCCGC
Proteins encoded in this region:
- a CDS encoding crotonase/enoyl-CoA hydratase family protein — its product is MGVRVERDGPVTTVILDRPAARNAVDGPTARALADAFRAFDADPTAAVAVLWGAGGSFCAGADLKAIGTPSGNRVEPEGDGPMGPTRMTLSKPVIAAVSGYAVAGGLELALWCDLRVAESDAVFGVFCRRWGVPLVDGGTVRLPRLIGQSRAMDLILTGRPVPADEAYAMGLVNRLVAPGTARTEAERLAAGIAGAPQRCLRNDRAAVLAGAGRPEPEALAVELAYGLDSLTEATTGVRRFTAGAGRHGDPADG